In Zymoseptoria tritici IPO323 chromosome 7, whole genome shotgun sequence, a single genomic region encodes these proteins:
- the MgSUC3 gene encoding putative beta-Fructofuranosidase (Beta-Fructosidase (Invertase) (Glycosyl Hydrolase Family 32)), with protein sequence MLPSLLLPVAAALVERTVAQAYTSNTTSVYYAPGVPVDVPVEGDYTDYLRPKVHFSPPRYFMNDPNGMHRDASGLYHLYYQYNPLTTVAGNQHWGHATSRDLYTWENQKIAIFPPNNYTYVFSGSAVLDPNNTSGFFPQQSNGVVAIYTLAEYPDGQQGVQSQAIAYSRDDGYTFEPYEGNPVLDINSTQFRDPYVTWHGETSNWVMVVAYAAEYVIGVFTSPDLKEWTHASNFTKHGYLGTQYECPNLVHLPMEGQDEPVWMLVISINPGGPRGGSISQYFVGDFNGTHFEPYDSATRFTDFGKDNYAAQYFNGIAANEPQIALGWASNWQYTQLVPTGLETHGQFRSAMSVPRSHHIANVSARGYDLISAIHDISPVIESELAYNSSLGNGSVLVDFSTVESGAIYLEANITGLTSSTLRGTANFTISSSISGEYIQGGINAAGSPGIWIDRGHVGGFDNPYFTDKFSEEGLFGPSTNGSWSMSLVYDNSVIELFLNGAQAAGTLTFFPNRPLDTLAIYVGGLPDTASSSVAAWGLKNTWAAQANANGTVVGNVTQIEQARR encoded by the exons ATGCTCCCGAGTCTGCTGCTGCCAGTCGCCGCCGCGTTGGTCGAACGAACCGTTGCTCAGGCGTACACCTCCAATACAACCTCGGTCTACTATGCCCCAGGCGTGCCCGTCGATGTGCCCGTCGAGGGAGATTACACAGACTATCTGCGCCCAAAGGTGCATTTCAGCCCTCCACGATATTTCATGAATG ACCCCAACGGCATGCACCGCGATGCCTCGGGACTTTACCACTTGTACTATCAGTACAACCCACTCACCACAGTAGCG GGCAATCAGCATTGGGGTCATGCCACAAGTCGAGATCTGTACACCTGGGAGAATCAAAAGATTGCCATCTTCCCTCCGAACAACTATACG TATGTCTTCAGCGGCTCCGCTGTCCTCGACCCGAACAATACCTCCGGTTTCTTCCCTCAGCAGAGCAACGGCGTAGTGGCAATCTACACCCTTGCAGAGTATCCCGACGGCCAGCAGGGCGTTCAATCTCAGGCAATCGCGTACAGTCGTGATGATGGCTATACTTTCGAGCCGTACGAAGGCAATCCGGTCCTGGACATCAACTCCACCCAGTTCAGAGACCCATACGTGACTTGGCACGGAGAAACTTCCAACTGGGTCATGGTGGTGGCCTACGCAGCTGAATACGTGATTGGTGTCTTT ACCTCCCCTGATCTTAAGGAGTGGACGCATGCAAGCAACTTTACGAAGCACGGATAT CTCGGAACACAATACGAGTGTCCGAACCTTGTTCATCTACCCATGGAGGGCCAGGACGAGCCCGTGTGGATGCTCGTAATCTCCATCAACCCAGGTGGTcctcgaggaggaagcatATCGCAGTACTTCGTTGGCGACTTCAATGGCACGCACTTTGAGCCATACGATAGCGCCACTCGATTCACAG ACTTCGGGAAGGACAACTACGCCGCTCAGTACTTCAATGGTATAGCTGCCAATGAGCCacagatcgctctcggcTGGGCCTCCAATTGGCAATACACCCAGCTGGTTCCTACCGGCCTTGAGACGCACGGCCAATTCCGTAGTGCCATGAGTGTTCCCCGGTCACACCATATCGCCAACGTCTCAGCACGCGGCTACGACCTCATCTCGGCGATTCACGACATCTCGCCCGTTATCGAGTCCGAATTGGCATACAACAGTAGTCTTGGTAACGGTTCTGTTCTGGTTGATTTCTCCACGGTCGAATCTGGCGCCATTTACCTCGAGGCGAACATCACCGGCTTGACTTCTTCCACCCTGCGCGGAACCGCCAACTTCACCATCAGCTCTTCGATTTCCGGCGAGTATATTCAAGGAGGTATCAACGCCGCCGGCAGCCCCGGGATCTGGATCGATCGTGGCCACGTTGGTGGGTTTGACAACCCGTATTTCACGGACAAATTCTccgaagaaggactctttGGGCCGTCCACAAATGGCTCCTGGAGCATGAGTCTGGTGTATGACAACTCGGTCATAGAGCTGTTCTTGAACGGTGCGCAGGCTGCGGGTACTTTGACATTCTTCCCAAATCGGCCGCTGGACACTCTGGCGATCTATGTTGGTGGACTTCCAGACACGGCATCGTCCAGTGTGGCCGCTTGGGGATTGAAAAACACTTGGGCGGCTCAGGCAAATGCGAATGGTACCGTAGTCGGCAATGTCACGCAGATCGAGCAGGCCAGGAGGTGA
- the MgMnd1 gene encoding Mnd1-like protein (MgMnd1 shows a domain structure described in the InterPro database as characteristic of the Mnd1 family. This family of proteins includes MND1 from S. cerevisiae. The mnd1 protein forms a complex with hop2 to promote homologous chromosome pairing and meiotic double-strand break repair. ...), whose protein sequence is MAPKTNCNSVKLNSCLSYLQRTRVAHTIKDLEKQLPSVASINGMQVKDYLQTLQDENKICVEKIGSGNWYWSFPSQDQIVKQKILGEVQSGHDKAFTIVQDLKQTFADKAAQREEEEEMVDTGGESREEVMKEKSELEAELKQLQKELAAYRDSDPTELERKQKETKELFANIEQYTDEIYSLEAWFRTMGGEDAVKGLQQAIYGDEYDEEEGGLREMVA, encoded by the exons ATG GCGCCGAAAACCAACTGCAATTCCGTGAAGCTCAACAGTTGTCTGTCCTATTTGCAGAGGACGCGAGTGGCACATACCATCAAAGATCTCGAGAAGCAACTCCCATCCGTGGCCTCTATCAATGGCATGCAAGTGAAAG ACTATCTCCAAACACTGCAAGACGAGAACAAGATCTGCGTCGAGAAGATCGGGTCCGGAAATTGGTACTGGTCTTTTCCATCGCAGGACCAGATCGTGAAACAGAAGATTCTGGGAGAAGTCCAATCCGGCCACGACAAAGCCTTCACCATCGTCCAAGATCTGAAGCAGACTTTCGCCGACAAAGCGGCTCAacgcgaggaagaggaagaaatGGTCGACACCGGTGGTGAATCTCGTGAGGAGGtcatgaaggagaagagcgagCTGGAGGCCGAGCTGAAGCAGCTGCAGAAGGAGCTGGCGGCATACAGGGACAGCGACCCCACTGAACTTGAGCGGAAGCAAAAAGAGACGAAGGAACTCTTCGCCAACATCGAACAGTACACTGACGAGATCTACTCCTTGGAGGCGTGGTTCAGGACGATGGGTGGAGAAGATGCGGTCAAGGGCCTGCAGCAGGCAATCTATGGCGATGAGtacgatgaggaagaaggtgggCTGCGCGAGATGGTCGCATGA
- a CDS encoding CAAX prenyl protease 1 — MDLIRRAGAFLDSPTIPWKTLILSFSVGQYAIETFLAYRQHRVLQRTTVPEQLKQEIDQETFDKSQAYGRAKSKYNFYSNAFQLIKNYFIITHDAYPRLWTLSGLWISRYAPARFSGEITHSLVFVFAYSFAEKLISLPWETYYHFVLEESFGFNKQTLSLFLSDLVKGQALALAFGIPLGAAFLKIIQSTGEKFFLYIWIFMLVVQLGAISIYPTLIVPMFNTLTPLEPGDLKDRVNALASKLNFPLAELQVIDGSKRSAHSNAYFTGLPFTKKKIVLYDTLINKSSPPEVEAVLAHELGHWQMGHTSKLLGISSFHLFYVFALFGVFINNKSLYEAFGFGGRMGQPIMIGFLLFNEVLSPTDSLVKLGMNMLTRKFEFEADAFSLKLGYAKELAASLIKLQIQNLSSMDADHMYSSYHYSHPILTERLKAVGWTSEKKISTEKPAVKADEPRKEL, encoded by the exons ATGGACCTCATACGAAGAGCTGGAGCGTTTCTCGACTCACCCACCATCCCGTGGAAGACActcatcctctccttctccgtcgGACAGTACGCCATTGAGACTTTCCTTGCGTACCGCCAACACCGCGTCCTCCAACGCACGACTGTGCCCGAGCAACTCAAGCAGGAAATCGATCAAGAAACCTTTGACAAGTCCCAAGCCTACGGGCGTGCCAAGTCCAAGTACAACTTCTACTCCAATGCCTTCCAATTGATCAAGAACTacttcatcatcactcaCGACGCCTACCCTCGACTCTGGACCTTGTCGGGTCTATGGATCAGCCGATACGCACCCGCTCGCTTCTCAGGCGAGATCACTCACTCTCTGGTCTTTGTCTTCGCGTACAGCTTCGCCGAGAAGCTCATCAGCCTTCCATGGGAAACGTACTACCACTTCGTCTTGGAGGAGTCGTTCGGTTTCAACAAGCAGACACTCtcactcttcctctccgaccTCGTCAAGGGTCAAGCTCTCGCTCTTGCCTTTGGCATCCCGCTCGGTGCCGCCTTTCTCAAGATCATCCAGTCTACTGGGGAGAAGTTCTTCCTCTACATCTGGATCTTCATGCTCGTTGTTCAGCTCGGCGCCATCTCGATCTACCCGACCCTGATTGTACCAATGTTCAACACGCTCACACCTCTCGAACCGGGTGACCTCAAAGACCGTGTCAATGCCCTCGCATCGAAGCTCAACTTCCCTCTTGCCGAATTGCAAGTCATTGATGGCAGCAAGCGATCTGCTCACTCGAACGCCTACTTCACTGGTCTGCCATTCACCAAGAAAAAGATCGTCCTGTACGACACTTTGATCAACAAGAGCTCGCcgccggaggtggaggccGTACTGGCGCACGAGCTGGGACATTGGCAAATGGGACACACAAGCAAGTTGTTGGGTATCAGCAGCTTCCACTTATTCTACGTGTTCGCGCTGTTCGGCGTgttcatcaacaacaagTCTTTATATGAGGCGTTTGGTTTCGGGGGTCGCATGGGTCAGCCGATCATGATCGGCTTTTTGCTCTTCAATGAAGTGCTCAGCCCAACCGACAGCCTGGTCAAGCTGGGCATGAACATGTTGACCAGGAAGTTCGAGTTCGAAGCTG ATGCCTTCTCTCTCAAACTGGGCTACGCAAAAGAGCTTGCGGCCTCCCTCATCAAACTACAAATCCAGAACCTTTCCTCAATG GATGCCGACCACATGTACTCCTCCTACCACTACTCGCATCCTATCCTCACCGAGCGTCTCAAGGCCGTCGGCTGGACCAGTGAGAAGAAGATCTCGACCGAGAAGCCCGCCGTGAAGGCAGATGAGCCGCGTAAGGAATTGTGA